The Ascochyta rabiei chromosome 3, complete sequence genome segment CGCCGAGCGGGTTCTGGGCTGCGCCGCCAGCGAGATTGCTGATGCCCTTCTTCAGCTGGAGAGGGTCGGTTTGGTCGGAGGTGGGGAGCTTGTTGATCTGGTCTGGGCTGTGTCAGTGGCCGACTTGGATAGTTGTGAAGAGTTGCAGTGACGCACCTTTGGCGACGTAGGACAGCTTGTTCTCGCCCATTGTCTTGAGGGCAGTGCGTTCCATCTTGCGCTTGAGCTCTGGGGGAATGCCGAAAAGGAAGATAGCTAGGCCGATGACAGCAACGACGCCGGCAAGGGCAGTGAAGAATGTTGCGGCGGCCATTGTGAGGTCGAGTATAGTACTGAGGTGAACTCGTAGACGGTGTCAGGCGAAGAAGCTGGGAGACAGGAACTAAAGAGGTGGATATATGTAGTGCAGCCGCTCTGAAGATTTACGTTGACGCGTGTGATGTCATCTGCGATTCCCTCCATGTTTGACCCCTGCCCACGCGTTCTCTGCGGCCCTTGCCTGTGTGCCCACAGTCGAGCTCCAGCTTGGCAGGCATGTGTGTGCAAGCGTGGAATAGGCGCGGGAGGAACGGCGCAGGGTCTTCTTCGTATTCGTTTCAGGTCGTTTAAACAAGCTGTCAACGTCAAACACCGAGGGCTCGCCCAGTACAGATGACCTATCTGTGCACGGCTGACTTGTAGGTGAACCTCATCATCAACAACGAGTGATCAACACATTCATTTGCCGACTGGCCGCTGTTGAAGGCAGAGTTGTTGAAGGCAGAGTTGTTGAAGGCAGAGTTGTTGAAGGCAGAGTTGTTGAAGGCAGAGTTGTTGAAGGCAGAGTTGTTGAAGGCAGAGTTGTTGAAGGCAGAGTTGTTGGTCGGCCAGCATCATCTCGGTGCAACAGTGTCAATGCCATCTCCCTAAATATCGCAGCCTTGCGAATCGATATGCCTGAGGCGCGTGCGTCGAGGCCTAGCTCAGCTGCGCCTCGAATGCGCCTGTCGCCAGCCCGCGCGGAGGCCGACCAGCAAGTGCGACCCCACAGTCGCCGCACAGGAGCTCCAACTCCTTCAAGACCGTGCTGAGATTACCGTTGACCTTTCTGCGCCTCCTTTTGCCAGTTCTCTTCCAGCTTCTCTCTTTTCCACCTACAGCCATTGTTATCGACTTTTGACGACCTACCCCTCATCACCCCCACCACCAGCTGCACGCTGCCAGATAGGCACGCCCGTCTTACTTTCAGCCCCCAGAAGCACACGGCAGTCTTGTTGCTGCGACACTTTTGCCCATTATGAGTTGTGCTCCTCTCTCATAGCCCGTGTACTTTGCAAGACACCTACTGACGCGTCATCGTAGTGACAAACATGCTCAACAAGTTGCACGGACAGCCTGACAGCTATGACCGCAAGTCCGTGCCTCCTAAGATTCCTCCGCACACGAACAAGTACTGAGCAAAGCAATGACAGGTCACGCTACAAATTCGGAAAGACGCTGGGCGCTGGAACCTATGGCATCGTTCGAGAGGCCGACTGCCCGGACGGCAAGGTCGCAGTCAAGATCATCTTGAAGAAGAATGTCCGCGGCAACGAGCAGATGGTCTACGATGAGCTGGAGATGCTGCAGAAAATGAAGCACCCGCACATTGTCAAGTTTCACGACTGGTTCGAGTCGAGGGTACGCTTAGCCTCACCTGCGATATGACATGAGGGGGCTGACAGCTTGCAGGACAAGTACTACATCGTGACCCAGTTGGCGACGGGAGGAGAGCTTTTTGACCGCATTTGCGAAAAGGGCAAATTCACTGAGAAGGACGCTGCCGAGACGATCCGTCAAGTGCTCGATGCAGTCAACTACCTCCACCAGCGCAACTGCGTCCACAGAGGTACGGCCCTCCCAACCCCCACATGGCTGCTTGTGCTTACCGCTACAAAGATCTCAAGCCCGAGAATCTGCTCTACCTTACACGCGAACCCAACTCCTCCCTCGTCCTGGCTGACTTCGGTATCGCCAAGATGCTTGACTCGAAGCACGAGGTGCTGACTACCATGGCTGGTTCCTTTGGATACGCGGCGCCTGAGGTCATGTTGAAGAAAGGACACGGCAAGCCCGTTGACATGTGGTCTATGGGAGTCATTACCTACACATTGCTCTGCGGTTACTCTCCATTCCGATCCGAGAACCTCGCAGACCTGATCGAGGAGTGCAAGAACGGCCGTGTCATCTTCCACGAGCGCTACTGGAAGGAGGTGAGCAAGGACGCAAA includes the following:
- a CDS encoding Calcium/calmodulin-dependent protein kinase, whose amino-acid sequence is MSLTNMLNKLHGQPDSYDRKSRYKFGKTLGAGTYGIVREADCPDGKVAVKIILKKNVRGNEQMVYDELEMLQKMKHPHIVKFHDWFESRDKYYIVTQLATGGELFDRICEKGKFTEKDAAETIRQVLDAVNYLHQRNCVHRDLKPENLLYLTREPNSSLVLADFGIAKMLDSKHEVLTTMAGSFGYAAPEVMLKKGHGKPVDMWSMGVITYTLLCGYSPFRSENLADLIEECKNGRVIFHERYWKEVSKDAKDFITQLLQPDQNKRPTSEAALKHVWLSGKTASDHNLLPEIRAYVAKARLKRGIELVKLANRIEALKMQEDEEDDVPGEADVPANALETAGEAIANHTTSKSLKTTDSPTGTGASTTGKGPGRLSRIAKGAIFREVVLAKVREMKEQEAQKEFEKSATEAASSKKS
- a CDS encoding Calcium/calmodulin-dependent protein kinase codes for the protein MTASPCLLRFLRTRTSTEQSNDRSRYKFGKTLGAGTYGIVREADCPDGKVAVKIILKKNVRGNEQMVYDELEMLQKMKHPHIVKFHDWFESRDKYYIVTQLATGGELFDRICEKGKFTEKDAAETIRQVLDAVNYLHQRNCVHRDLKPENLLYLTREPNSSLVLADFGIAKMLDSKHEVLTTMAGSFGYAAPEVMLKKGHGKPVDMWSMGVITYTLLCGYSPFRSENLADLIEECKNGRVIFHERYWKEVSKDAKDFITQLLQPDQNKRPTSEAALKHVWLSGKTASDHNLLPEIRAYVAKARLKRGIELVKLANRIEALKMQEDEEDDVPGEADVPANALETAGEAIANHTTSKSLKTTDSPTGTGASTTGKGPGRLSRIAKGAIFREVVLAKVREMKEQEAQKEFEKSATEAASSKKS